One window of the Rosa rugosa chromosome 3, drRosRugo1.1, whole genome shotgun sequence genome contains the following:
- the LOC133740999 gene encoding phospholipid--sterol O-acyltransferase: MRATWKLHLLTAFLLLLLLSNGVGGEDWSGDYSKLSGIIIPGLASTQLRAWSILDCPYSPLDFNPLDLVWLDTTKLLSAVNCWLKCMLLDPHNQTDHPDCKSRPDSGLSAITELDPGYITGPLSSVWKEWVKWCIEFGIEANAIIAVPYDWRLSPAMLEERDLYFHKLKLTFETALKLRGGPSVVFAHSLGNHVFRYFLEWLKLEIAPKHYVKWLDDHIHAYFAVGAPLLGASETVKGTLSGLTFGLPISEGTARLMVNSFASSLWMMPFSKYCKAENKYWNHFSGGNMNKRGHHMYHCEEREFQMNFSGWPTNIINIEIPATRGYDAYPSVADMTETNFSSIECGIPTQLSFSAREIADGTFFKAIEDYDPDMKRILYQLKKLYHDDPVLNPLTPWERPPLKNIFCIYGTDLKTEVGYYFAPSGKPYPDNWIITDVIYEIEGSLVSRSGNVVEGNPGAASGDETVPYHSLSWCKNWLGPKVNITRSPQSEHDGSDVQEELNVEHHHEEDILPNMTRLPRVKYITYYEDSESIPGRRTAVWEIDKANHRNIVRSPVLMRELWLQMWHDIHPDAKSKFVTKAKRGPLRNEDCYWDYGKARCAWAEYCEYRYLFGDVHLGQSCRLKNSRADLLSHYL, translated from the exons ATGCGAGCAACGTGGAAGCTCCACCTGCTCACGgcgttccttcttcttcttctcctctccaATGGAGTCGGAGGCGAAGACTGGAGCGGCGACTACTCCAAGCTCTCCGGCATCATCATCCCCGGCTTGGCCTCCACGCAGCTCCGCGCCTGGTCCATCCTCGATTGCCCTTACTCTCCTCTCGATTTCAACCCTCTCGATTTGGTCTGGCTCGACACCACCAAA CTTCTCTCTGCTGTGAACTGCTGGCTCAAGTGCATGCTTCTTGACCCGCACAACCAAACGGATCATCCTGACTGCAAGTCGCGGCCCGATAGCGGCCTCTCGGCCATTACAGAGCTCGATCCTGGTTATATAACCG GTCCTCTTTCTTCTGTGTGGAAGGAATGGGTGAAATGGTGTATTGAATTCGGAATTGAAGCCAATGCAATCATTGCTGTTCCTTATGATTGGAGGCTTTCGCCGGCCATGCTTGAGGAGCGAGACCTTTACTTTCACAAGCTCAA atTGACATTTGAGACGGCACTGAAACTCCGTGGAGGCCCCTCAGTAGTGTTTGCCCATTCACTTGGTAATCATGTCTTCCGTTACTTTTTGGAGTGGCTAAAGCTGGAGATTGCACCAAAACATTATGTCAAATGGCTGGATGACCACATTCATGCCTATTTTGCCGTTG GAGCTCCGCTTCTTGGTGCAAGCGAGACTGTCAAAGGAACACTTTCTGGACTGACATTTGGCCTTCCTATTTCTGAG GGGACAGCTCGGTTGATGGTCAATTCATTTGCTTCTTCATTATGGATGATGCCATTTTCAAAGTATTGTAAGGCAGAAAATAAATACTGGAACCACTTCTCTGGGGGGAACATGAACAAGAGAGGTCATCACATGTATCACTGTGAGGAGCGGGAATTTCAGATGAACTTCTCTGGATGGCCTACAAATATCATCAACATTGAAATTCCTGCAACCCGTG GCTATGATGCCTATCCATCTGTTGCCGACATGACCGAGACTAACTTTTCTAGCATAGAATGTGGAATACCTACCCAGTTGTCTTTCTCGGCCCGTGAAATAGCAGATGGGACATTTTTCAAAGCAATAGAGGATTATGACCCAGATATGAAGAGGATTTTGTACCAATTAAAGAA GCTATATCATGATGATCCAGTTTTAAATCCACTcacaccatgggaaagaccacctttaaaaaatatattttgcatCTACGGAACAGACTTGAAAACTGAG GTTGGTTACTATTTTGCACCAAGTGGAAAGCCCTACCCTGATAACTGGATCATTACCGATGTGATTTATGAGATTGAAGGTTCCTTGGTCTCAAG GTCAGGAAATGTTGTCGAAGGAAATCCAGGAGCAGCAAGTGGGGATGAGACT GTACCATACCATTCTCTATCTTGGTGCAAGAATTGGCTAGGACCAAAAGTTAACATAACTAGGTCTCCGCAG TCTGAGCATGACGGTTCTGATGTACAAGAGGAATTGAACGTAGAACATCATCATGAAGAAGATATTTTGCCAAACATGACAAGGTTGCCCAGGGTCAAGTACATAACTTACTATGAAGATTCTGAAAGTATACCAGGAAGGAGGACGGCAGTTTGGGAGATAGATAAAG CAAATCATAGGAACATTGTTAGATCCCCCGTTCTAATGAGAGAGTTGTGGCTTCAAATGTGGCATGATATCCATCCCGATGCTAAGTCAAAATTTGTTACTAAAG CCAAACGGGGACCTTTGAGGAATGAGGACTGCTATTGGGATTATGGAAAAGCTCGATGTGCATGGGCTGAATACTGTGAATATAG ATACCTCTTTGGAGATGTTCATTTAGGACAGAGCTGTAGGTTGAAGAATTCTAGAGCAGATCTTCTTTCGCACTACTTGTAG
- the LOC133741001 gene encoding rho GDP-dissociation inhibitor 1-like, translating into MEGGKRGDEAGPSSEKLKELSEKLSEFCHVEEEEEEEDGEDHRSNGVAAGFVPGPLVSLKEQIEKDKDDDSLRRWKQKLLGSLESDLDGQMEPEVKFHSIGIISDDFGEINTPLPVDENQIGRVLFTLKEGSEYRLKLAFSVLHNIVSGLTYSNTVWKGGLQVDQSKGMLGTFAPNREPYEHTLEEETTPSGVLARGLYSAKLKFEDDDKRCYMELTYSFEIKKRS; encoded by the exons ATGGAGGGTGGGAAGAGAGGAGATGAAGCAGGCCCATCATCAGAAAAGCTAAAGGAACTGAGTGAAAAGCTAAGTGAGTTCTGTCatgttgaggaagaagaagaagaagaagatggtgaagatcaCAGGAGTAATGGGGTTGCTGCTGGCTTTGTTCCTGGGCCTTTGGTTTCTCTCAAGGAACAAATTGAGAAAGACAAG GATGATGACAGCTTAAGGAGGTGGAAACAGAAGCTGCTTGGTTCCTTGGAAAGCGATTTGGATG GCCAAATGGAGCCTGAAGTCAAATTCCACTCAATTGGTATCATTTCCGATGACTTTGGCGAAATAAATACTCCATTGCCCGTTGATGAAAATCAGATCGGTCGTGTCCTGTTTACACTCAAAGAAGGATCTGAATATCGGCTTAAGCTCGCATTTAGTGTTCTGCACAACATTGTTTCTGGCCTTACCTATTCCAACACAGTGTGGAAAGGAGGACTTCAAG TTGATCAAAGCAAAGGAATGTTGGGTACATTTGCTCCGAATAGAGAACCCTATGAGCACACCTTGGAAGAGGAGACCACTCCATCTGGGGTGCTTGCAAGGGGCCTTTACTCGGCAAAGCTTAAG TTCGAGGACGATGACAAGAGATGTTATATGGAACTGACATACTCCTTTGAGATCAAAAAGCGGAGTTAG